From Bombus huntii isolate Logan2020A chromosome 4, iyBomHunt1.1, whole genome shotgun sequence, one genomic window encodes:
- the LOC126864493 gene encoding uncharacterized protein DDB_G0280315-like has product MEQRYSINKNFKMRKSPLSTPSGSKEKQSYNWKSNGYKNRTGYSYHKSDSYQCTSSNSGQRYSGNDFIPLNNSTPIPEYKKFNNNWHGSGGHNHRNSGSGGFNHYRNNYHSTPKLNFNNSYSPYKLSGKQLFYGQKKSFQNDKHRQSDISCYIDMKSFLEDPWAELTKKLTKDKETNGNESPKVELSSSSQLAYVDTESYSESKSILSIDNSCFSPESKSKSSIDAKLGLDDTDISNVSRTGSSIDLKLDSVRFSQESKNDSVCNNNDDSVNEGILNENNVNNINDICSSKINISQDLK; this is encoded by the exons ATGGAACAGCGGTATAGTATAAATAAGAATTTCAAAATGAGAAAGTCTCCTCTAAGTACGCCAAGTGGCAGTAAAGAAAAACAGAGTTATAATTGGAAATCAAATGGCTATAAAAATAGGACAGGTTATAGTTATCATAAAAGTGATAGTTATCAGTGTACTTCGTCAAATAGTGGTCAAAGATATTCTGGAAATGATTTTATTCCATTAAATAATAGTACACCAATACCAGAATATAAAAAGTTCAATAATAATTGGCATGGTTCTGGAGGTCATAATCATCGTAATTCAGGTAGTGGTGGATTCAACCATTACAGGAACAATTATCATTCAACCCCAAagttaaatttcaataattcatACTCTCCTTATAAGCTCTCTGGTAAACAACTCTTCTATGGTCAAAAAAAG aGTTTCCAAAATGATAAGCATAGACAGAGcgacatatcatgttatatagATATGAAATCTTTTTTGGAAGATCCTTGGGCAGAATTAACAAAGAAGTTAACGAAAGATAAAGAAACAAATGGGAATGAATCACCTAAAGTTGAATTGTCATCATCGTCGCAATTAGCTTATGTAGATACTGAATCGTATTCTGAATCTAAATCTATATTAAGCATTGACAATTCTTGCTTTAGCCCAGAATCCAAGAGTAAATCTTCTATAGATGCAAAATTGGGATTGGATGATACAGATATTAGTAATGTATCAAGAACAGGGAGTTCAATAGATTTAAAACTTGACAGTGTTAGATTTAGTCAAGAATCAAAAAATGACAGCGTTTGCAATAATAATGATGATAGTGTTAATGAAGGCATTCTCaatgaaaataatgttaataatattaatgatatttgtTCATCGAAGATAAATATTAGTCAAGATCTCAAATAA